Below is a window of Comamonadaceae bacterium M7527 DNA.
TAGACAGTCAATGTCTAGGGTCATGTAGCAAGGTCTATCACCAAGGCGATCTAGCACTTTGTCAATGAATGGCTGCAAGCTGTCGCCGTCTTTGCCACGCTGGCTGCGCGCATCAAATATCAAGCCACCTTGATGCGCCACGTAGTTACGTGCCGCCTCATCGCCACTTGAGCGCAGGCCGATTTGCACGGTGGCTGTGGGGTCTACCAAGCCTTCAGCAATAGCTTCATAAGTCCACGTGCCGTGACCTGATGGCTCACCAAAGTGATTGGTCCAGGTGTCGCAGTGAGCATCAAAGTGCACCAGCGCCAACGGACCATGTAAGCGGTGCGCAGCACGCAACAAAGCCAGCGTGACAGAATGGTCACCGCCTAAAAATACCATGTGGTGTTTGGCCATTAGCGCCTGCGCCTGCTGCTCAATCAACTCGCGTATGGTGGCCAAAGGCGAGGCGTTGGGCAGGCGCATGTCGCCTGCGTCACCCAGTTGGCCGTATGGCGACACATTGAAGTAGGGGTGGCCTCCATCACACAACATATGGCTGGCAAGCCGAA
It encodes the following:
- the speB gene encoding agmatinase, translating into MANNWTGHFPYTQHGARFLDAPALVNQAFGVCGIPFDGAVTNRPGARFGPGAIRLASHMLCDGGHPYFNVSPYGQLGDAGDMRLPNASPLATIRELIEQQAQALMAKHHMVFLGGDHSVTLALLRAAHRLHGPLALVHFDAHCDTWTNHFGEPSGHGTWTYEAIAEGLVDPTATVQIGLRSSGDEAARNYVAHQGGLIFDARSQRGKDGDSLQPFIDKVLDRLGDRPCYMTLDIDCLDPAFAPGTGTPEPGGLSASQLLTWIEALSVLNTVAMDCVEVAPAYDHGELTSNASATAVWTYLSGQVAKKGQSAH